From Coffea arabica cultivar ET-39 chromosome 2e, Coffea Arabica ET-39 HiFi, whole genome shotgun sequence, the proteins below share one genomic window:
- the LOC113729857 gene encoding ribosome-binding factor PSRP1, chloroplastic-like, which produces MAAVSPTLQSPFRSPHVSRGTITPTASLTTSSSSMPPLLWSLSSSTCYSFLSSRFRTLDTIAFKIPPPPTSFPIRMSWDGPLSSVKLIIQGKNLELAPAVKSHVEEKLGKAVQKHSHLVREVDVRLSVRGGEFGKGPRIRRCEVTLFTKKHGVVRAEEDAETVYGSIDLVASIIQRKLRKIKEKDSDHGRHMKGFDRLKFRDVGGALPAAAVEEGLETVSEAQDKDEDIANEIVRTKYFDMPPLTVSEAIEQLENVDHDFYGFRNEETGEINIVYKRKAGGYGLIIPKGNGKAEKLEPLTVEPAREPSMAE; this is translated from the exons ATGGCAGCGGTTTCCCCAACTTTACAATCGCCTTTCCGCTCTCCCCACGTCTCCCGCGGTACTATTACTCCTACTGCCTCGCTTACCACCAGCTCTTCCTCTATGCCTCCACTTCTTTGGTCATTGTCTTCCAGCACCTGTTACAGCTTCTTAAGCTCAAGGTTCAGGACCCTTGACACTATCGCTTTCAAGATTCCCCCTCCTCCCACATCCTTCCCCATCCGGATGTCTTGGGATGGCCCTCTCTCCTCTGTCAAACTAATCATTCAGGGCAAAAACCTTGAG TTAGCTCCAGCAGTGAAGAGTCATGTGGAAGAGAAGTTGGGCAAGGCTGTGCAAAAGCACAGCCATCTGGTGAGGGAGGTGGATGTCAGGTTGTCTGTCCGAGGTGGAGAATTTGGAAAAGGCCCCAGAATCCGAAGATGTGAG GTAACCTTGTTTACTAAGAAGCATGGTGTCGTTCGGGCAGAGGAAGATGCAGAGACAGTGTATGGAAGCATAGATTTGGTGGCATCCATCATCCAGAGGAAATTGAGGAAGATCAAAGAGAAAGATTCAGATCACGGTCGTCACATGAAGGGTTTTGACAGACTCAAATTCCGAGATGTTGGCGGTGCACTACCAGCAGCAGCAGTTGAAGAGGGCTTAGAGACGGTTTCCGAGGCACAAGATAAAGATGAGGACATTGCCAATGAG ATTGTTCGTACAAAATACTTTGACATGCCACCTTTGACTGTAAGTGAAGCGATTGAGCAGCTGGAAAATGTGGATCATGACTTCTATGGTTTTCGGAATGAGGAAACTG GCGAGATTAACATTGTGTACAAAAGAAAAGCTGGAGGATATGGACTGATTATTCCTAAGGGGAATGGTAAAGCAGAGAAATTGGAGCCGCTGACAGTTGAACCAGCTAGAGAACCTTCCATGGCAGAGTAG
- the LOC113729859 gene encoding uncharacterized protein produces the protein MLCSISASTSTATSSSSSGRSNSNWLEKLRSSKGFPSSTDLDLEQFLALPQNHNHPVPPDNLEPSNHPQTHHPTDQLLQNPTQQNPFFTIVTNVLAELFCMGDSSLKIQPGKKCSRKQTIPKFCLPSDPPSDFSNNTANYGGISDNAPAPSKTDSASPVSDDNSGVGLGKELADHQQVKLVENVICIEEGEVEEEEEEDEEEEMGYGNLSGFSRTEVTVIDTSFASWKFDKMLFRKKNVWKVRDKRGQFMSSGKKKKRKASSVDSENVRGGLHRVKKPKTFSGQRGLSKKGSDGAFKDEYHLNDKSRTASRKISDSFSKALKKKQSTLSLENGGSSVVLIKNIPTGKKSGTSSPRSCPKSTQRQVKV, from the exons atgctcTGCTCAATTTCTGCCTCCACTTCCACCgccacctcctcctcctcctccggaAGATCCAATTCCAATTGGCTTGAAAAGCTCCGTTCTTCTAAAGGTTTCCCCTCCTCCACCGACCTCGATCTCGAGCAATTTCTCGCTCTCCCCCAAAACCACAACCACCCTGTTCCCCCAGACAACCTAGAACCCAGCAACCACCCCCAGACCCATCACCCCACCGATCAATTACTTCAAAACCCGACTCAACAAAACCCATTCTTCACCATAGTGACCAATGTGCTGGCTGAGCTCTTCTGCATGGGCGACTCCTCCCTTAAGATCCAACCCGGAAAGAAATGCTCCCGCAAACAGACCATCCCTAAGTTCTGCCTTCCTTCCGATCCTCCTTCAGATTTCAGTAATAATACTGCCAACTATGGTGGTATCAGCGACAATGCGCCAGCGCCCAGCAAAACCGACAGCGCTTCTCCCGTGAGCGACGACAACAGTGGAGTAGGCCTGGGGAAGGAATTAGCTGATCACCAGCAAGTCAAGCTGGTGGAAAATGTCATTTGTATTGAAGAAGGGGAGgtggaagaggaggaggaggaggacgaGGAGGAGGAAATGGGTTATGGCAATCTTTCCGGGTTTTCCAGGACTGAGGTCACGGTGATTGATACCAGCTTCGCAAGCTGGAAATTTGACAAGATGTTGTTTAGGAAGAAGAATGTTTGGAAAGTCCGGGACAAAAGGGGTCAATTCATGAGTTctgggaagaagaaaaagaggaaagcgAGTAGCGTCGATAGTGAAAATGTTCGTGGCGGGCTTCATCGAGTCAAGAAGCCAAAGACTTTTAGTGGGCAACGTGGTTTATCTAAAAAGGGAAGTGATGGAGCATTTAAGGAC GAATATCATCTGAATGATAAATCACGGACAGCCAGCAGAAAGATATCGGATTCCTTTAGCAAGGCTCTGAAAAAGAAGCAATCAACCTT GAGTTTGGAAAATGGGGGCTCATCAGTTGTTCTTATTAAAAACATACCCACAGGTAAGAAAAGTGGAACAAGCAGTCCAAGAAGTTGTCCAAAATCAACTCAGAGACAAGTCAAAGTGTAA
- the LOC113733384 gene encoding uncharacterized protein isoform X1 — protein sequence MFFWCISASDMASEATSQSKGKGKGYFTWTPEMDRVMGTCFIDQMNQGNKLDGKCAWKTVAYTAVMNALFDKLNISVTKANILSRFKTWEKHYDILYPLLQSCNSGSTIIWDYSRGRIDVRDEDVWNARVSENPKILPYRKKIVVENWEDICTLFSQDRANGEGAQTVFEANAEAEVEESANVEESFETDSRSLEDEVMNALLARQRSKSKASSSTNDRGTKRKLTSSQVLYKVLGRMADSLDKYLNSECSKVTTKMVEDELSKIELDRFQFLKGIDLLMNDRTKYDTFSGLQDDLKKDWLLMHIGN from the coding sequence ATGTTTTTCTGGTGCATATCTGCCTCAGATATGGCATCTGAAGCAACATCTCAGTCAAAAGGGAAAGGCAAAGGGTATTTCACTTGGACTCCTGAAATGGATCGTGTAATGGGCACTTGTTTTATTGACCAAATGAACCAAGGAAACAAATTGGATGGTAAATGTGCATGGAAAACAGTAGCCTACACTGCAGTAATGAATGCTTTATTCGATAAACTCAATATATCTGTGACAAAGGCTAATATTTTATCTCGTTTCAAGACATGGGAGAAACACTATGACATCTTATACCCACTGCTCCAGTCCTGTAACTCTGGGTCTACGATAATATGGGACTACTCTAGAGGTAGAATTGATGTTCGTGATGAGGATGTATGGAATGCTCGAGTAAGTGAGAATCCAAAAATTCTTCCTTACAGAAAAAAAATTGTGGTTGAAAATTGGGAGGACATCTGTACACTGTTTTCACAAGATCGTGCAAATGGAGAGGGTGCCCAAACTGTTTTTGAGGCTAATGCTGAAGCTGAAGTTGAAGAGTCTGCTAATGTAGAGGAATCATTTGAGACTGATTCACGATCTTTAGAAGATGAAGTTATGAATGCACTGCTAGCTCGACAACGGTCAAAATCAAAAGCTTCATCTTCAACAAATGATCGTGGCACAAAGAGAAAACTAACTAGCTCTCAAGTACTTTACAAAGTGTTGGGACGAATGGCAGATTCACTGGATAAGTACTTAAATTCAGAATGCTCAAAAGTTACAACTAAAATGGTGGAAGACGAGTTATCTAAAATTGAATTGgatagatttcaatttttgaagggTATTGATTTACTTATGAATGACAGGACAAAGTATGACACTTTTTCTGGTCTCCAAGATGACTTAAAAAAGGATTGGCTATTGATGCacattggtaattga
- the LOC113729858 gene encoding transcription termination factor MTERF8, chloroplastic-like encodes MADFLATLPTPSISRYNCRAPNNSTSGPSLPIKLIISTAQSCARASYAPTSSNCTIPFLGLRTTLLPRFCSTTTTIAVVNHNSTESFPNGRIMLSSLFQQLGFRERDVEALLNCNPALTLTPFDSIQSRARSLQALGLSHLALSRLILKRPEVLTAPEIDSLLHFFLRNDDLDIRGKIEPAKIERLLNATEPTFFLGFEDKIRLLLHHGIPQEKLVHVLNKANVTKALCLKSVDEIGRTLAFLNRFGGVDLILKRPSILNYDLDSQLIPRITFLLELSGRNEDATATVLRKLPFLVAYSLDHLSDHVEFLKSFAGLTESEIFRIVAVYPNLFSASRKRKLHPRIDFLKKCGLSSQDICRFLIKAPLFIGLSFEENLACKLVFLVKIGYENRTRELAMAMGAVTRTSCKNLQEVIGVFLNYGLTCEDILEMSKKHPQILQYNHESLEEKLDYLIEDMGREVGELLAFPAFLGYKLDGRIKHRYEMKKSSLGEGMSLNKLLSVSAARFSTKNKIQTISLIDDMK; translated from the exons ATGGCGGACTTCCTTGCTACTTTGCCCACCCCATCCATCTCTCGTTACAATTGCCGGGCACCGAACAACTCTACTTCAGGACCATCATTACCCATTAAACTCATCATTTCAACCGCACAGAGCTGCGCGCGTGCCTCCTACGCACCAACATCATCAAACTGCACCATACCCTTCTTGGGTTTGCGGACGACTCTATTGCCTCGATTCTGCAGCACCACCACCACTATCGCCGTCGTCAACCATAACTCTACTGAATCTTTTCCCAACGGCC GAATAATGCTCTCGTCCCTCTTCCAGCAATTGGGGTTTAGGGAGAGAGATGTAGAAGCCCTGTTGAACTGCAATCCTGCTCTCACATTAACCCCTTTCGATTCCATTCAATCCCGGGCACGTTCACTACAAGCTCTGGGGTTAAGCCACCTTGCCCTTTCTCGATTAATTTTGAAAAGGCCAGAAGTTTTAACCGCTCCAGAAATTGATTCATTATTGCACTTTTTTCTTCGGAATGACGATTTGGATATACGAGGCAAAATAGAGCCTGCAAAGATTGAGCGCCTTCTAAATGCAACGGAACCAACTTTCTTCCTGGGATTTGAAGACAAAATAAGACTGCTGCTTCACCATGGGATTCCCCAAGAAAAGCTTGTTCATGTTCTCAACAAAGCTAACGTAACCAAGGCATTGTGCCTTAAGTCGGTTGATGAAATTGGTCGGACGCTGGCTTTCTTGAACCGCTTTGGTGGGGTTGATTTAATTCTTAAACGTCCATCGATCCTTAATTATGATTTGGACAGCCAATTGATTCCGAGGATCACGTTCCTTTTAGAGTTGAGTGGGCGCAATGAGGATGCCACTGCTACTGTGTTGCGTAAACTGCCATTTCTTGTGGCTTACAGTCTTGATCACTTGAGCGATCATGTTGAGTTTCTCAAATCATTTGCCGGGTTAACTGAGAGTGAGATATTCAGGATTGTTGCTGTTTATCCGAATTTGTTTAGCGCCAGCAGGAAAAGGAAATTGCACCCCAGGATTGACTTTCTGAAAAAATGTGGTTTGAGTTCCCAGGATATATGCCGGTTCTTGATCAAAGCCCCTTTGTTTATTGGTCTGTCATTTGAGGAAAATCTTGCTTGCAAGCTGGTTTTCTTGGTAAAAATTGGTTATGAGAACAGAACCAGAGAATTGGCTATGGCAATGGGTGCTGTTACCCGGACTAGCTGCAAGAATTTGCAGGAGGTGATTGGGGTTTTCTTGAACTATGGATTAACTTGTGAGGATATTCTGGAGATGAGCAAGAAACATCCTCAGATATTGCAATACAACCATGAATCACTGGAGGAGAAGCTGGACTACTTGATTGAGGATATGGGTCGTGAAGTAGGGGAACTATTGGCTTTTCCTGCATTCCTCGGTTATAAGCTTGATGGTAGGATTAAACATAGATATGAAATGAAGAAGAGTAGTTTAGGTGAAGGAATGTCCCTCAACAAGCTATTGAGTGTCTCAGCTGCTAGATTCTCGACTAAAAACAAGATACAAACGATTTCATTGATTGATGACATGAAGTGA
- the LOC113729856 gene encoding two-component response regulator-like APRR5, whose translation MGEVVVSSDDGGGAMELQVKETEGAAAQIGKGRTNDNIDGSASSAAATPASSIVRWESFLPKMVLRVLLVEADDSTRQIIAALLRKCNYRVAAVPDGLKAWEVLKGRPHDIDLILTEVELPSISGFALLTLIMEHEICKNIPVIMMSSQDSVSTVYKCMLRGAADFLVKPVRKNELRNLWQHVWRRQAASSAGQGPPDESVAQQKVEATAENNAVSNYSSDYMACIQKNRECFEKGSDAQSSCTKPEQDTEGAEMECMQGLSHPQWSKQSNLDIEQQEGCDNASKSVQASDNGTEGSQEASGKDGGKMARGEDLNSGVHWERYHVTYHGRDNVKDSAREAIDLIGAFDNYLKCTDGSIGSNAGTNKFDLLPQLDLSLRRSLPSVSVNQIADERHRLNHSDASAFSRYVNRNVQPQPSTSPSTCNQQKEQKSNSDKQLSNHIIDYNSDTHGPMINSQKHVDWAIGQSGESDARFSCPQPRSLPAPIPVRGVRFDRVNNSYGSLIPQAFGTQSGLSSVQPPGSVSHQEVSFGVNAIYQLNHQPGNQQQFSGLMTQNTSDTTDQNENNEGHKVEDRGHVSSATDQSANSSFCNGTVNHLHSLCCGSNEKIDTVPFRSAAECGSEEAFRVQDGNSIRSIQREAALTKFRLKRKERCFEKKVRYESRKKLAEKRPRVKGQFVRQVLNEFPPENP comes from the exons ATGGGTGAAGTGGTGGTGAGCAGTGATGATGGGGGTGGAGCAATGGAATTGCAAGTGAAGGAAACAGAGGGTGCTGCTGCACAAATCGGCAAGGGAAGGACAAACGACAATATTGACGGTTCAGCATCGTCGGCTGCAGCGACACCTGCTTCTTCCATTGTGAGGTGGGAAAGCTTTCTCCCCAAAATGGTGCTCAGAGTCTTGCTGGTTGAGGCTGATGATTCCACTCGACAGATTATTGCTGCTCTTCTCAGGAAATGCAATTACAGAG TTGCTGCAGTTCCTGATGGCCTGAAAGCATGGGAGGTACTGAAGGGAAGACCGCATGACATAGATCTCATATTGACCGAGGTTGAGTTGCCATCAATCTCAGGATTTGCTCTCCTCACATTAATCATGGAGCATGAGATTTGCAAAAACATACCAGTTATAA TGATGTCTTCACAGGATTCAGTTAGTACTGTGTACAAATGCATGTTGAGAGGCGCTGCCGACTTTCTTGTCAAACCTGTTAGGAAAAATGAGCTGAGAAATTTGTGGCAGCATGTCTGGAGGAGACAAGCT GCAAGCAGTGCTGGACAGGGGCCACCAGACGAGAGTGTTGCACAACAGAAGGTTGAGGCCACAGCTGAAAATAACGCTGTCAGTAATTATTCAAGTGATTACATGGCCTGCATCCAGAAAAACCGAGAATGCTTTGAGAAAGGAAGTGATGCCCAG AGCTCTTGTACAAAACCAGAGCAGGATACAGAAGGAGCAGAAATGGAATGCATGCAGGGACTCTCACATCCGCAATGGAGCAAGCAAAGTAATTTGGACATAGAGCAACAAGAAGGATGTGACAATGCGAGTAAGAGTGTGCAAGCATCTGATAATGGGACTGAgg GATCACAAGAAGCCAGTGGCAAAGATGGAGGGAAAATGGCTCGGGGAGAAGATCTTAATTCAGGTGTCCATTGGGAACGCTATCATGTGACTTATCATGGTCGTGATAACGTCAAGGATTCTGCTAGAGAAGCAATTGACTTAATTGGAGCTTTTGATAACTACCTTAAATGCACTGACGGAAGTATTGGTTCAAATGCTGGTACAAACAAGTTTGATTTGTTGCCACAATTGGATCTTTCCTTGAGAAGATCTCTTCCAAGTGTCTCTGTAAATCAAATTGCAGATGAAAGACATAGATTAAACCACTCAGATGCATCAGCCTTTTCAAG GTATGTTAACAGGAACGTGCAGCCTCAACCCTCAACATCGCCTAGCACTTGCAATCAACAGAAAGAACAGAAAAGCAATTCTGATAAACAATTATCTAATCACATCATCGATTATAATTCTGACACTCATGGGCCAATGATAAATTCTCAAAAACACGTCGATTGGGCTATTGGTCAATCCGGAGAAAGTGATGCTAGATTTTCTTGCCCTCAACCTAGATCGTTACCTGCCCCAATTCCTGTAAGGGGTGTAAGGTTTGATAGGGTAAACAACTCCTATGGTTCGTTGATACCTCAAGCGTTTGGTACGCAATCAGGCCTGTCATCGGTGCAGCCTCCAGGTTCAGTTAGTCATCAAGAAGTTTCCTTTGgagtgaatgcaatttaccagCTAAATCATCAACCAGGAAATCAGCAGCAGTTTTCTGGCCTTATGACTCAAAACACCAGTGATACTACGGATCAAAATGAGAACAATGAGGGGCATAAAGTGGAAGACCGAGGACATGTTTCTTCTGCCACTGATCAGAGTGCAAACAGCAGTTTCTGCAATGGTACAGTAAATCACCTGCACAGCCTGTGCTGTGGAAGCAATGAGAAGATAGATACAGTTCCTTTCAGGTCTGCGGCAGAATGCGGTAGTGAAGAAGCTTTCCGAGTTCAGGATGGAAATTCCATCAGATCAATACAAAGAGAAGCGGCGCTTACGAAATTTCGCTTGAAACGGAAGGAAAGATGCTTTGAGAAGAAG GTGCGATATGAAAGCAGGAAAAAACTTGCTGAGAAGCGTCCAAGGGTGAAAGGACAATTTGTTCGCCAAGTGCTCAATGAATTTCCACCTGAAAACCCATAA
- the LOC113733384 gene encoding uncharacterized protein isoform X2: MASEATSQSKGKGKGYFTWTPEMDRVMGTCFIDQMNQGNKLDGKCAWKTVAYTAVMNALFDKLNISVTKANILSRFKTWEKHYDILYPLLQSCNSGSTIIWDYSRGRIDVRDEDVWNARVSENPKILPYRKKIVVENWEDICTLFSQDRANGEGAQTVFEANAEAEVEESANVEESFETDSRSLEDEVMNALLARQRSKSKASSSTNDRGTKRKLTSSQVLYKVLGRMADSLDKYLNSECSKVTTKMVEDELSKIELDRFQFLKGIDLLMNDRTKYDTFSGLQDDLKKDWLLMHIGN; encoded by the coding sequence ATGGCATCTGAAGCAACATCTCAGTCAAAAGGGAAAGGCAAAGGGTATTTCACTTGGACTCCTGAAATGGATCGTGTAATGGGCACTTGTTTTATTGACCAAATGAACCAAGGAAACAAATTGGATGGTAAATGTGCATGGAAAACAGTAGCCTACACTGCAGTAATGAATGCTTTATTCGATAAACTCAATATATCTGTGACAAAGGCTAATATTTTATCTCGTTTCAAGACATGGGAGAAACACTATGACATCTTATACCCACTGCTCCAGTCCTGTAACTCTGGGTCTACGATAATATGGGACTACTCTAGAGGTAGAATTGATGTTCGTGATGAGGATGTATGGAATGCTCGAGTAAGTGAGAATCCAAAAATTCTTCCTTACAGAAAAAAAATTGTGGTTGAAAATTGGGAGGACATCTGTACACTGTTTTCACAAGATCGTGCAAATGGAGAGGGTGCCCAAACTGTTTTTGAGGCTAATGCTGAAGCTGAAGTTGAAGAGTCTGCTAATGTAGAGGAATCATTTGAGACTGATTCACGATCTTTAGAAGATGAAGTTATGAATGCACTGCTAGCTCGACAACGGTCAAAATCAAAAGCTTCATCTTCAACAAATGATCGTGGCACAAAGAGAAAACTAACTAGCTCTCAAGTACTTTACAAAGTGTTGGGACGAATGGCAGATTCACTGGATAAGTACTTAAATTCAGAATGCTCAAAAGTTACAACTAAAATGGTGGAAGACGAGTTATCTAAAATTGAATTGgatagatttcaatttttgaagggTATTGATTTACTTATGAATGACAGGACAAAGTATGACACTTTTTCTGGTCTCCAAGATGACTTAAAAAAGGATTGGCTATTGATGCacattggtaattga
- the LOC113729861 gene encoding uncharacterized protein, with translation MAVADAFLEILTRPTMGGMVVGVIMLLGPVWVAFLLGVMLGWAWKPRWASLGNCKFDFSAPSSPCSSLLPSKVLSFGAPPPPTFAFCSPDTSVEQRQDTLPPPTDDAISSGFSQLKEEVPVAVTNEDLEHLCHLVGRRDGGPPWKHMMERSTSEMSYQAWQRDPETGPPQYCSRTVYEDATPELLRDFFWDDEFRLKWDDMLIHAETLEECPTSGTMIVHWIRKFPFFCSDREYIIGRRIWESGRSYYCVTKGVPCDSIPRRGKPRRVDLYYSSWYIQAVESRKGNGQLDACEVLLFHHEDMGIPWEIAKFGVRQGMWGTVRKIERGFRSYQRTRASGALLSHAAFMAQINTKIDPDHLRSLESSEEDSSESEMLELTEKPRGMIIPKLLILGGAVVVACSVDHGLFTKAIIFSVAKTFANIGRRACPRT, from the exons ATGGCGGTAGCTGATGCATTCTTGGAAATTCTGACGAGACCCACCATGGGGGGAATGGTTGTAGGGGTGATTATGTTGTTGGGTCCGGTTTGGGTAGCTTTTCTTCTTGGTGTAATGCTAGGGTGGGCTTGGAAACCCAGATGGGCCAGCTTGGGCAAttgtaaatttgatttttcagcGCCTTCTTCCCCTTgttcttctcttcttccttccaAAGTTCTGAGTTTTGGTGCCCCTCCCCCTCCAACTTTTGCTTTTTGTTCCCCGGATACCTCTGTGGAGCAGAGACAGGATACTCTCCCCCCACCCACTGATGATGCTATTTCCAG TGGTTTCTCACAATTAAAAGAGGAAGTACCTGTAGCAGTTACGAACGAGGATTTGGAACACTTGTGCCATCTGGTTGGGAGGAGAGATGGAGGTCCCCCTTGGAAACATATGATGGAACGTTCTACATCAGAGATGAGCTACCAAGCCTGGCAGAGAGATCCTGAG ACTGGTCCTCCTCAATATTGCAGCAGAACAGTTTATGAAGATGCCACACCTGAGCTCTTGAGGGATTTCTTCTGGGATGATGAGTTTCGACTGAAGTGGGATGATATGCTTATACATGCTGAAACCCTGGAAGAATGCCCTACCTCAGGAACTATGATAGTGCACTGGATAAGAAAG TTTCCCTTCTTCTGCAGTGACCGAGAATACATAATTGGCCGTCGAATATGGGAATCAGGAAGATCCTATTACTGTGTCACTAAG GGAGTGCCTTGTGATTCTATTCCAAGGCGGGGCAAACCAAGACGTGTCGACCTTTATTATTCAAGTTGGTACATACAAGCAG TGGAGTCGAGGAAGGGAAATGGCCAATTAGATGCATGTGAGGTGTTACTCTTCCATCACGAAGATATGGGCATCCCATGGGAAATTGCAAAATTTGGAGTAAGACAGGGTATGTGGGGGACTGTCAGAAAGATTGAGCGTGGTTTTCGATCTTATCAGAGGACAAGAGCATCTGGGGCATTGCTCTCACATGCTGCATTTATGGCTCAAATTAACACAAAGATTGACCCAGACCACCTGAGGTCCTTAGAAAGTAGCGAAGAAGACTCGTCAGAATCTGAGATGCTGGAGTTAACTGAAAAGCCTAGGGGGATGATCATACCAAAGCTTCTAATTTTGGGAGGGGCTGTGGTTGTTGCTTGTAGTGTCGATCATGGACTCTTTACTAAGGCAATCATATTTAGCGTCGCAAAAACGTTTGCAAACATAGGAAGAAGAGCGTGTCCTAGGACATAA